From the genome of Impatiens glandulifera chromosome 9, dImpGla2.1, whole genome shotgun sequence, one region includes:
- the LOC124915904 gene encoding putative F-box protein At5g52610 codes for MDTRSNQSLSSEKRRMVDNTQISLLCEDLLLDILKRLPAKDVLQCRSVCKEWNFLLRTPHFISLHYNHSSQINNASSSSHFILFRKAYSVPYNFGGKNVLTFFTLKKTNNQLVATVDKEVDVSSILSSSCFPSNMDMDDIQLFSPFDGLICIGYGLHVILYNPSTRESQLLHNQPHLSRLEIGFRVVRILDVWFESSTKKHYKVFMMAISSGLCKIETYDSTVNS; via the coding sequence ATGGATACACGATCAAACCAATCATTGTCTAGTGAGAAGAGGAGAATGGTCGACAATACTCAGATTTCTTTGTTATGTGAAGATTTGTTATTAGATATTCTAAAGAGGTTGCCTGCAAAAGATGTTCTTCAATGCAGATCGGTCTGCAAGGAATGGAACTTTCTGTTACGAACTCCTCACtttatttctcttcattataaCCATTCCTCACAGATCAATAATGCCTCCTCCTCCTCACATTTCATTCTCTTCCGAAAGGCTTACTCTGTTCCTTACAATTTCGGTGGTAAAAATGTATTGACATTCTTTACcttaaagaaaacaaacaaCCAACTAGTAGCCACAGTCGACAAAGAAGTAGACGTTAGTTCCATTCTATCATCATCATGCTTTCCATCAAATATGGATATGGATGACATCCAATTATTTTCTCCTTTTGATGGTTTAATATGTATTGGATATGGTTTGCATGTTATTCTATATAACCCATCGACTAGAGAATCTCAATTGTTGCACAATCAACCTCATCTTTCAAGATTAGAAATTGGTTTTAGGGTGGTTCGTATTCTGGATGTTTGGTTCGAATCCAGCACTAAGAAACATTACAAAGTCTTTATGATGGCTATTTCGAGTGGCTTATGCAAGATCGAGACATACGATTCAACTGTGAATAGTTGA